A part of Halobacillus shinanisalinarum genomic DNA contains:
- the sufB gene encoding Fe-S cluster assembly protein SufB — translation MAKKAPEVGEYQYGFHEKDVSIFRTEKGLTADVVKQISDYKEEPQWMLDYRLKSLEQFYKKPMPQWGGDLSELDFDDITYYVKPSEGSERSWDEVPEEIKNTFDRLGIPEAEQKYLAGVSAQYESEVVYHNMEKDLEELGVVFKDTDSALKENEELFKEYFAKVIPASDNKFSALNSAVWSGGSFIYVPKGQKVETPLQAYFRINSENMGQFERTLIIVDEGASVHYVEGCTAPTYSSSSLHSAVVEIFVKKDAYCRYTTIQNWANNVYNLVTKRAVAEENATMEWVDGNLGSKLTMKYPSVLLKGEGARGMTLSIALAGKGQHQDAGAKMHHLAPNTSSTIVSKSISKHGGKVTYRGIVQFGRKAEGARSNVECDTLIMDNKSTSDTIPYNEIMNENISLEHEAKVSKVSEEQLFYLMSRGISEEEATEMIVMGFIEPFTKELPMEYAVEMNRLIKFEMEGSIG, via the coding sequence ATGGCTAAAAAAGCGCCAGAGGTTGGAGAATATCAATACGGTTTTCATGAAAAAGACGTCTCTATTTTCCGTACTGAAAAAGGTTTGACAGCAGATGTTGTTAAACAAATCTCTGATTATAAAGAAGAACCACAGTGGATGCTTGATTACCGTTTGAAGTCTCTTGAGCAGTTCTACAAAAAGCCAATGCCTCAATGGGGCGGTGACTTGTCCGAACTGGACTTTGATGATATTACCTATTACGTCAAACCATCTGAAGGTTCTGAACGTTCATGGGATGAAGTACCTGAAGAAATCAAGAACACTTTTGATCGTCTTGGAATTCCTGAAGCAGAACAAAAATATCTAGCTGGGGTTTCCGCACAGTACGAATCTGAGGTTGTCTATCACAACATGGAGAAAGACCTTGAAGAACTAGGTGTTGTCTTCAAAGATACAGACTCTGCACTGAAGGAAAACGAAGAGCTCTTTAAAGAGTACTTTGCTAAAGTAATTCCGGCATCTGATAATAAATTCTCAGCATTAAACTCGGCTGTATGGTCTGGTGGTTCTTTCATTTATGTTCCAAAAGGACAAAAAGTAGAAACGCCATTACAGGCTTATTTCAGAATTAATTCTGAGAACATGGGACAGTTCGAGCGTACTCTGATCATTGTTGACGAAGGCGCATCTGTCCATTATGTAGAAGGTTGTACAGCTCCAACTTACTCTTCCAGTTCCCTACACAGTGCGGTCGTTGAAATCTTTGTTAAAAAAGATGCGTATTGCCGTTATACAACGATTCAAAACTGGGCAAATAACGTTTATAACCTTGTTACGAAACGTGCTGTGGCTGAAGAAAATGCAACAATGGAGTGGGTGGATGGAAACTTAGGCTCTAAGCTTACTATGAAATATCCATCTGTTCTTCTAAAAGGTGAAGGTGCCCGAGGAATGACACTTTCTATTGCGCTTGCCGGTAAGGGACAACACCAGGATGCTGGAGCGAAAATGCATCACTTAGCTCCTAATACTTCCTCTACGATCGTTTCGAAGTCAATCTCTAAACACGGTGGTAAAGTAACTTACCGTGGGATTGTACAATTTGGACGTAAAGCAGAAGGCGCTCGCTCAAATGTTGAGTGTGATACGCTGATTATGGATAATAAATCTACGTCAGACACGATTCCTTATAACGAAATTATGAATGAGAACATCTCTCTAGAACACGAAGCGAAGGTTTCTAAAGTGTCTGAAGAGCAACTGTTCTATCTAATGAGTCGCGGTATTTCCGAAGAGGAAGCAACTGAAATGATTGTAATGGGCTTTATTGAGCCATTTACGAAAGAACTTCCGATGGAATACGCTGTAGAGATGAACCGTCTTATTAAATTCGAAATGGAAGGTTCAATCGGCTAA
- the sufU gene encoding Fe-S cluster assembly sulfur transfer protein SufU: MSFNNLDTLYRQVIMDHYKNPRNRGTVEGDHLTVDMNNPTCGDRIQLQLQVNEGIVEDAKFDGEGCSISMSSASMMTQAIKGQKIEDAVKMSHMFSELMLGNEVEDDSIDLGDIEALQGVAKFPARIKCATLAWKAMEKGVDDEQEA; encoded by the coding sequence ATGTCTTTTAATAACCTAGATACACTCTACCGCCAAGTTATTATGGATCATTACAAAAATCCTCGTAATCGTGGTACAGTAGAGGGAGATCACCTTACTGTTGATATGAATAATCCAACGTGTGGTGATCGAATACAACTTCAGTTGCAAGTAAATGAAGGCATAGTTGAAGATGCTAAATTTGATGGCGAAGGCTGTTCAATCAGCATGTCCTCAGCATCGATGATGACACAGGCGATCAAAGGGCAGAAAATTGAAGATGCAGTGAAGATGTCACACATGTTTTCTGAGTTAATGCTTGGAAATGAAGTGGAGGATGACAGCATCGATCTTGGGGACATTGAAGCCTTGCAAGGTGTAGCTAAGTTTCCAGCACGCATTAAGTGTGCTACGCTTGCATGGAAAGCAATGGAAAAAGGTGTGGACGACGAACAAGAAGCTTAA
- a CDS encoding cysteine desulfurase, whose amino-acid sequence MDIKAVRDAFPILHQEVNGHPLVYLDSSATSQKPTKVIEKLEEYYRGYNSNVHRGVHTLGTRATDEYEGAREKVRRFIHAASTQEIIFTRGTTTAINTVAVSYGHANLSEGDEIVITPMEHHSNIIPWQQLAKATGATLKYMPLQPDGTILMDDAEKTITENAKIVAVAHVSNVLGTINPIKEIAAIAHRKGAVMLVDGAQGAPHLNVDVQELDCDFYAFSGHKMCGPTGIGVLYGKRSLLNEMEPVEFGGEMIDFVNLYDSTWKELPWKFEGGTPIIAGAVGLGAAIDFLNEVGLDEIAEHEHKLVEYAQQQMKTIEGLTIYGPDKRAGLVTFNLADVHPHDLATVLDAEGIAVRAGHHCAQPLMKWLEVSATARASFYLYNTEEDIDRFVQGLQTTKEYFGDVF is encoded by the coding sequence ATGGATATTAAAGCGGTTCGTGATGCTTTCCCGATTCTGCATCAGGAAGTAAATGGACACCCGCTTGTATATTTAGACTCTTCCGCTACATCTCAAAAGCCAACCAAGGTCATTGAGAAATTGGAAGAATATTATCGCGGCTACAATTCCAATGTACACCGTGGTGTGCATACACTGGGGACGCGGGCAACAGATGAGTATGAAGGTGCTCGTGAAAAAGTTCGCAGATTTATTCATGCAGCAAGTACGCAAGAGATCATTTTCACCAGAGGAACAACAACAGCGATAAATACAGTTGCTGTGAGCTATGGGCATGCTAACCTGAGTGAAGGTGATGAAATTGTGATCACCCCGATGGAACACCATAGTAATATTATTCCGTGGCAGCAATTGGCTAAAGCCACTGGGGCCACGTTGAAATATATGCCACTTCAGCCTGATGGGACCATTCTCATGGATGATGCCGAGAAGACGATCACAGAAAATGCGAAGATTGTAGCTGTTGCACATGTATCCAATGTGCTTGGAACCATAAACCCTATTAAAGAGATTGCTGCTATCGCGCATCGTAAGGGTGCTGTTATGTTGGTTGATGGAGCTCAGGGGGCACCGCATTTGAATGTGGATGTACAAGAGCTCGATTGCGACTTTTATGCTTTCTCAGGTCATAAAATGTGTGGTCCTACAGGGATCGGCGTTCTGTACGGGAAGCGGTCTTTACTCAATGAGATGGAGCCTGTCGAGTTTGGTGGAGAGATGATCGACTTTGTTAATCTTTATGATTCAACGTGGAAGGAGCTTCCTTGGAAATTTGAAGGAGGTACACCAATTATTGCAGGTGCTGTAGGGCTTGGTGCTGCAATTGATTTCCTTAATGAGGTTGGATTAGATGAAATAGCCGAGCATGAGCATAAGCTTGTTGAGTATGCACAGCAGCAAATGAAGACAATCGAAGGATTAACGATCTATGGGCCTGATAAACGAGCAGGCCTAGTGACTTTCAACCTGGCAGATGTACACCCACATGATCTGGCAACAGTACTTGATGCGGAAGGAATAGCTGTTCGTGCTGGCCACCATTGTGCTCAGCCGTTAATGAAGTGGCTTGAGGTTTCTGCTACAGCTCGAGCCAGCTTTTATCTTTACAACACAGAAGAAGATATCGATCGATTCGTTCAGGGATTACAAACAACAAAGGAGTATTTTGGCGATGTCTTTTAA
- the sufD gene encoding Fe-S cluster assembly protein SufD: MTVEVSLPYDKEYVTKFSQGLNEPEWMKTLRLRALDKSESLEMPKPDKTNVSKWNFSDFKHDVSGEKIESLGELPEEIQNFLDQEKEQQNLVIQRNHTVAYGSLDQKLKDLGVVFTDMKTAILEHSDLVQQYYMTDAVHADEHRLTALHAALMNGGVFLYVPKNVEIEEPLQAIFWQEDPEASLINHVLVVAEENSSVTYVENYISHNKEERTSANIVTEVFAKAGSKVDFGAVDNFDVGTTVYANRRGVVDRDATIEWALGQMNEGDTVSENITHLLGDNSHSNAKTVAIGRGAQKQNFTANITHFGEGSEGYILQHGVMKDKSSGIFNGIGKIEHGATKSNAEQESRVLMLSKDARGDANPILLIDEDDVTAGHAASVGRVDPIQLYYLMSRGISKVEAERLVIHGFLAPVVNQLPVKAVKEQLTKVIERKVY, from the coding sequence ATGACTGTAGAAGTCTCACTACCATACGATAAAGAATATGTAACAAAATTCTCTCAAGGCTTAAACGAACCAGAGTGGATGAAAACCCTTCGTCTGCGTGCCCTGGATAAATCGGAATCACTAGAGATGCCGAAGCCTGATAAAACTAATGTAAGTAAATGGAACTTCTCGGACTTTAAACATGATGTCAGCGGGGAAAAGATTGAGTCACTAGGGGAACTTCCTGAAGAGATTCAAAACTTCCTGGATCAAGAAAAAGAGCAGCAAAACTTAGTGATCCAGCGTAATCATACGGTCGCTTATGGCAGTTTGGATCAAAAGTTGAAAGATCTAGGGGTTGTTTTCACTGATATGAAAACAGCTATACTTGAGCATAGTGATTTAGTGCAACAATATTATATGACAGATGCTGTACATGCTGATGAGCATCGTTTGACGGCGTTACACGCTGCTCTTATGAACGGCGGGGTTTTCTTATATGTTCCTAAGAATGTGGAAATTGAAGAACCTCTTCAGGCCATTTTTTGGCAGGAGGATCCGGAAGCTTCTTTAATTAACCACGTGTTAGTTGTAGCAGAGGAAAATAGTTCAGTAACGTATGTAGAGAACTATATCTCTCATAATAAAGAGGAAAGAACGTCTGCTAATATTGTTACAGAAGTTTTTGCCAAGGCCGGATCCAAAGTTGATTTTGGGGCTGTAGATAACTTTGATGTGGGAACAACAGTTTATGCAAATCGTCGCGGAGTTGTTGATCGCGATGCAACAATTGAATGGGCGCTTGGACAAATGAATGAAGGCGATACAGTCTCAGAGAATATCACGCATTTACTTGGTGACAACTCTCATTCAAATGCTAAGACAGTTGCGATTGGACGCGGAGCACAAAAACAAAACTTCACAGCAAACATCACTCATTTTGGAGAAGGTTCAGAAGGATATATCCTACAACATGGTGTAATGAAAGATAAGTCTTCTGGTATCTTTAATGGAATCGGGAAAATTGAGCATGGGGCTACTAAATCAAATGCAGAGCAGGAATCACGTGTTCTTATGTTGAGTAAGGATGCACGTGGTGATGCAAACCCTATTCTGCTTATTGATGAAGATGATGTAACGGCAGGTCATGCCGCTTCTGTCGGTCGTGTAGATCCAATTCAGCTGTATTACTTGATGAGCCGCGGCATCTCTAAGGTAGAGGCTGAGCGTTTAGTTATTCACGGCTTTCTGGCACCTGTTGTGAATCAACTTCCTGTAAAAGCTGTCAAAGAACAGTTAACGAAAGTGATCGAAAGGAAAGTCTATTAA
- the sufC gene encoding Fe-S cluster assembly ATPase SufC: protein MAGSTLEIKDLHVEIEGQQILKGVNLTITGGEFHAVMGPNGTGKSTLASAVMGHPKYEVTQGEILLDGENVLEMEVDERAQAGLFLAMQYPSEISGVTNSDFLRSAINAQREEGDEISLMKFIKEMDGTMDTLDMDKNMAQRYLNEGFSGGEKKRNEILQLMMVKPAIAILDEIDSGLDIDALKVVAKGINQMRNDTFGCLMITHYQRLLNYITPDKVHVMMQGRVVKSGGPELAQRLEEEGYDWIKQELGIEDETIGQQA from the coding sequence ATGGCAGGATCAACGCTTGAAATCAAAGATCTTCACGTAGAAATTGAAGGTCAGCAAATCTTAAAAGGTGTAAATCTTACAATTACAGGTGGAGAGTTCCACGCTGTTATGGGACCTAACGGAACAGGTAAATCGACACTTGCTTCCGCAGTTATGGGGCACCCTAAATATGAAGTTACGCAAGGTGAAATTCTCCTTGATGGAGAGAACGTTCTTGAAATGGAAGTGGACGAGCGTGCTCAAGCAGGTTTATTCTTGGCCATGCAATACCCAAGTGAAATCAGCGGTGTGACGAACTCAGACTTTCTTCGTTCAGCAATTAACGCTCAACGTGAAGAAGGCGATGAGATTTCTTTAATGAAATTTATTAAGGAAATGGATGGTACGATGGACACCCTTGATATGGATAAGAATATGGCGCAGCGTTATCTTAACGAAGGATTCTCCGGCGGTGAGAAAAAACGGAATGAAATCCTTCAGCTGATGATGGTTAAGCCGGCTATTGCTATTTTGGATGAAATTGATTCTGGTTTGGATATTGACGCACTAAAGGTTGTAGCAAAAGGGATCAACCAAATGCGTAATGATACATTCGGATGCTTAATGATTACACACTATCAACGTCTTCTTAATTACATCACACCAGACAAAGTGCATGTGATGATGCAAGGACGTGTTGTGAAGTCAGGTGGACCTGAATTGGCACAGCGCCTTGAAGAAGAGGGTTATGATTGGATCAAGCAAGAGCTTGGCATCGAAGACGAAACCATCGGTCAACAAGCGTAA
- a CDS encoding carboxymuconolactone decarboxylase family protein, giving the protein MEQEVNWTSTFLEEYKHGIGIFSKKMPEVAHHFNEFSESCFKEGELSKKQKQLMALGISIVAQDEYCMVYHTKGCVDQGASEQEVMEACGVAAAFGGGAALSQAVTLVQDAFTDLSKAKH; this is encoded by the coding sequence ATGGAACAAGAAGTGAATTGGACGTCAACCTTTTTAGAGGAATATAAGCATGGGATAGGGATATTTTCAAAGAAAATGCCCGAAGTTGCTCACCATTTTAATGAGTTTTCGGAAAGCTGCTTTAAAGAAGGAGAACTTTCAAAAAAGCAAAAACAGCTTATGGCATTGGGGATAAGCATTGTGGCACAAGATGAATATTGCATGGTTTACCATACGAAGGGCTGTGTAGATCAGGGAGCAAGTGAACAGGAAGTGATGGAAGCATGCGGTGTAGCAGCAGCGTTTGGGGGCGGTGCGGCGTTGAGTCAAGCAGTGACACTAGTACAAGACGCTTTTACAGATTTATCAAAAGCTAAACACTAG
- a CDS encoding MetQ/NlpA family ABC transporter substrate-binding protein codes for MKKIWSSILAVLFILVLAACGSSEEESSSGNNSEGGEGQTEIIVGATSVPHSEILEQAKPMLEEKGITLKIEEYQDYILPNRDLSEGIIDANYFQHIPYLQTQEEENGYDFANLGGIHIEPMGIYSKNITSIDEVKDGTTVIMSRSVADHGRILSLLEKEGLIKLDESVDKVEATIDDIVENPKNLKFDSGIEAAFLPETYKREEDALVAINTNYAIEAGLNPSEDALLLEGSDSPYVNVVAAKSEDKDSEALNTLVEVLHSEKIQTFIKEEYEGAVVPVDGSAE; via the coding sequence GTGAAAAAGATATGGTCTAGTATTTTAGCCGTTTTGTTTATTTTAGTTCTTGCTGCATGTGGTTCTTCTGAAGAAGAGAGCTCATCCGGTAATAACAGTGAAGGTGGAGAAGGTCAAACAGAAATTATTGTAGGGGCTACAAGTGTGCCACACTCTGAAATTCTTGAGCAGGCAAAGCCGATGCTTGAAGAAAAAGGAATTACCCTGAAGATTGAAGAATATCAAGACTATATTTTGCCTAACCGTGATTTATCAGAAGGGATTATAGATGCCAACTATTTCCAACACATTCCTTATCTTCAAACACAGGAGGAGGAAAATGGTTACGATTTTGCGAACTTAGGTGGTATTCACATTGAACCAATGGGTATTTATTCTAAAAATATTACTAGCATAGATGAAGTTAAAGACGGTACAACGGTCATTATGAGCCGGTCAGTTGCCGATCATGGACGTATTCTTTCTCTTCTTGAAAAAGAGGGCTTAATCAAATTAGATGAAAGTGTCGATAAAGTAGAAGCAACTATTGATGACATCGTAGAAAATCCGAAAAATCTAAAGTTTGATTCTGGAATAGAAGCAGCATTTCTTCCTGAAACGTATAAGCGTGAAGAAGATGCACTGGTCGCTATTAACACGAACTATGCGATCGAGGCTGGATTAAATCCAAGTGAAGATGCACTACTTCTTGAAGGCTCCGACTCACCTTATGTAAACGTGGTAGCAGCAAAGAGTGAAGATAAAGATTCTGAAGCATTAAATACTCTTGTAGAAGTGCTCCATTCTGAAAAAATTCAGACTTTTATTAAAGAGGAGTATGAGGGTGCAGTTGTTCCAGTAGATGGATCTGCTGAATAA
- a CDS encoding methionine ABC transporter ATP-binding protein, with protein MISIKDLSKVFHTKDQDVRAVDKMDLSIEKGEIFGVIGYSGAGKSTFIRLLNRLEEPSGGNVTIENQDVTKLSKSKLRLARQEMGMIFQHFNLLWSRTVFDNIAFPLEIAGMKKEERKSRVNELIDLVGLSGRGGSYPSQLSGGQKQRVGIARALANNPKVLLCDEATSALDPETTDSILDLLVDINNKLGLTIVLITHEMHVIRKICHRVAVMEQGHVVESGDVLDVFLYPKQQVTKRFVDQVMGDPDRKDSLELINETYKTGEIIKLHFVGESTNQALISELSREFDVDINILHGKITQTQKGAYGTLFVQFNGEKEEIARAIAYIGTTSVQLEVNPNV; from the coding sequence TTGATTTCGATTAAGGATTTGTCTAAGGTCTTTCATACGAAGGATCAAGACGTTCGCGCGGTAGATAAAATGGATCTTTCTATTGAAAAAGGGGAGATTTTTGGAGTCATTGGTTATAGTGGCGCAGGGAAAAGTACATTTATTAGACTTTTGAATCGTTTAGAAGAGCCGAGTGGTGGAAATGTCACTATTGAAAACCAGGATGTGACGAAGTTGAGCAAGAGCAAGCTTCGTTTGGCCAGGCAAGAGATGGGCATGATCTTTCAACATTTTAATTTACTATGGTCAAGAACTGTTTTTGATAACATTGCCTTTCCATTAGAAATAGCGGGTATGAAAAAAGAGGAGCGTAAAAGTCGGGTCAACGAATTGATTGATCTTGTTGGTTTATCTGGAAGGGGAGGTTCTTACCCTTCCCAGTTAAGTGGAGGCCAAAAGCAACGTGTAGGGATTGCTCGTGCTTTAGCCAACAACCCTAAAGTGCTGCTATGTGACGAGGCAACTTCAGCGCTTGACCCGGAAACAACTGATTCCATTTTAGATTTGCTTGTGGATATTAATAATAAACTTGGATTAACGATTGTACTGATTACTCATGAAATGCACGTAATCCGTAAAATATGTCACCGCGTTGCTGTAATGGAACAAGGACATGTCGTCGAGTCGGGTGATGTATTAGATGTATTTTTATATCCAAAACAACAAGTAACCAAGCGTTTCGTTGATCAAGTAATGGGTGATCCTGACCGGAAAGATTCACTCGAACTTATTAATGAAACGTATAAAACTGGTGAAATTATCAAACTTCATTTTGTTGGTGAAAGTACAAATCAGGCGTTAATCAGTGAATTGTCTAGAGAATTTGATGTGGATATCAATATCCTTCACGGGAAAATAACTCAGACACAAAAAGGAGCATATGGAACACTCTTTGTCCAATTTAATGGGGAAAAAGAGGAAATCGCCCGGGCTATTGCCTACATTGGAACTACCTCAGTACAATTGGAGGTGAATCCGAATGTTTAA
- a CDS encoding TlpA family protein disulfide reductase encodes MKKAIDFQIPYINSNKTYQLNNDLGKVVILTFWTSWCPDCGVDLPKKEQLFQSIDREKVNMLTINVQGRERNDQDGKIFTDKFLTQPTLEDHHRKVYDEYNCEGVPTTIIINRDGYVTHQFGDKASFLTIVEAIGTLI; translated from the coding sequence ATGAAAAAAGCTATAGACTTTCAAATACCATATATAAACTCTAATAAAACGTACCAATTAAATAATGACCTTGGTAAAGTAGTCATCCTAACATTTTGGACCTCCTGGTGTCCCGACTGTGGGGTTGATTTACCAAAAAAAGAACAACTCTTTCAATCAATAGATCGTGAAAAAGTGAATATGCTAACAATTAATGTGCAAGGGCGCGAGAGAAATGATCAAGATGGTAAAATTTTCACTGACAAATTCCTCACTCAGCCAACCCTAGAAGATCATCATCGTAAAGTGTATGATGAGTACAACTGTGAAGGAGTACCAACTACTATTATTATTAATCGAGATGGTTACGTTACACACCAATTTGGTGACAAAGCTTCCTTTTTAACTATCGTAGAAGCGATTGGCACCTTAATTTAG
- a CDS encoding thioredoxin family protein, translated as MLSLERLNIVKQLHEKKEALIFIHSPFCGTCHVARKMLNTIEDLYQTELFYELNASLNPGLMQDYKIESVPCLLIMESGHVIEKVYAFHSVPHMLGKVSEYVKR; from the coding sequence TTGCTTTCTTTAGAACGATTAAATATAGTAAAACAACTCCACGAAAAGAAAGAAGCACTCATATTTATTCACAGTCCTTTTTGTGGAACCTGCCACGTTGCCAGAAAAATGTTAAATACGATTGAAGACTTGTATCAAACAGAACTGTTTTATGAATTAAACGCCTCTCTCAATCCAGGTCTGATGCAGGACTATAAGATCGAAAGTGTTCCTTGTCTGCTTATAATGGAGAGTGGGCATGTGATAGAAAAGGTATATGCCTTTCACTCGGTACCACATATGCTTGGCAAAGTATCAGAATATGTAAAAAGATAG
- a CDS encoding toprim domain-containing protein translates to MNEEKIVIVEGITDKKKLNKVLKDPVEIICTHGTLGVERMEELILDNNLDHRPVFILVDEDDSGYKLRKQLREELPHAIHIYIDKAFREVAATPEPELARALLSRHFNVKPIYLI, encoded by the coding sequence TTGAATGAAGAGAAAATTGTAATCGTTGAAGGAATTACTGATAAAAAGAAGCTCAACAAAGTATTGAAGGACCCTGTTGAGATCATATGTACACACGGTACATTAGGTGTTGAGAGAATGGAGGAATTAATCCTTGATAACAACCTTGATCACCGTCCTGTATTTATCCTGGTAGATGAAGACGATTCTGGCTATAAACTTCGGAAGCAGTTGAGAGAGGAACTTCCACATGCGATCCACATTTATATTGATAAGGCTTTTAGAGAAGTTGCAGCCACTCCTGAGCCTGAATTGGCTCGTGCCTTGCTTAGCCGTCATTTCAACGTTAAGCCGATTTACTTAATTTAG
- the gcvH gene encoding glycine cleavage system protein GcvH produces the protein MSLPKDLRYSEEHEWVKEEDSKVRIGITDFAQSELGDIVFVELPEVGDDIEADEPFGSVESVKTVSELYAPLSGKVVEINEELEDSPEFVNESPYDKAWMIVVEPGDSSEMDELMSPEQYEEMINED, from the coding sequence ATGAGTTTACCTAAGGACTTACGTTATTCTGAAGAACATGAATGGGTGAAAGAGGAAGACAGCAAAGTTCGTATTGGAATTACTGACTTCGCACAATCTGAACTTGGGGATATTGTTTTCGTAGAACTTCCAGAAGTAGGCGATGACATTGAAGCAGATGAGCCATTCGGCAGTGTTGAATCTGTTAAGACAGTATCAGAATTATATGCGCCGCTAAGTGGAAAAGTGGTAGAAATTAATGAGGAGCTTGAAGACAGCCCGGAATTCGTTAACGAATCTCCTTACGATAAAGCATGGATGATTGTTGTTGAACCAGGCGATTCCTCTGAGATGGACGAACTAATGTCTCCTGAACAATATGAAGAAATGATCAACGAGGACTAG
- a CDS encoding arsenate reductase family protein yields the protein MSLTFYWYPNCGTCKKAEKWLDDQGLDYEAVHIVDHTPNEDKLQELINHSEIPARKFFNTSGKKYRELNMKDKLKDASEKEMIQYLASDGMLIKRPIVTDGKKVTVGFKEDQFIEAWVQ from the coding sequence GTGTCATTAACCTTCTATTGGTATCCTAATTGTGGGACATGTAAAAAGGCTGAAAAATGGTTGGACGATCAAGGGTTGGATTATGAAGCAGTACATATCGTTGATCACACACCTAATGAAGACAAGCTTCAAGAACTTATTAATCATAGTGAAATCCCCGCCCGCAAATTTTTCAATACAAGCGGGAAGAAATATCGTGAACTAAATATGAAAGATAAGTTAAAGGATGCTTCAGAAAAAGAAATGATTCAGTATCTTGCTTCTGATGGTATGTTAATTAAACGGCCGATTGTAACAGATGGAAAAAAAGTGACCGTCGGCTTTAAGGAAGATCAGTTCATTGAAGCGTGGGTTCAGTGA